A stretch of Myroides oncorhynchi DNA encodes these proteins:
- a CDS encoding DUF4822 domain-containing protein — translation MSKKVFNLLSISVLFLGSLSTVSCSSDDNSNSVEVKETGTEILSKHIWITTKIVDNKGVDVKLDVMPGAMYAGYAYYNTDGTFRIVDFKDGHKMYGLWSLRDNDTKRHLVVYNSKNEIAYERTVDMVELNNNIFTYNIPDGSDSSIVYSVEHKPVTDHAEPKTPAKY, via the coding sequence ATGAGTAAAAAAGTTTTTAACTTATTGAGTATAAGCGTTTTGTTTTTAGGTTCACTTTCTACTGTTTCATGTTCTAGTGATGACAATTCTAATTCTGTGGAAGTTAAAGAGACGGGGACGGAGATCTTGTCTAAGCACATTTGGATTACAACTAAGATAGTTGATAATAAAGGAGTAGATGTTAAGTTAGATGTTATGCCTGGTGCTATGTATGCTGGTTATGCATATTATAATACAGATGGAACTTTTCGAATAGTTGATTTTAAAGATGGACATAAGATGTATGGTCTATGGTCTCTAAGAGATAATGATACTAAAAGACACTTAGTAGTATATAATTCCAAAAATGAGATAGCTTATGAGCGAACAGTCGATATGGTGGAATTAAATAATAATATATTCACCTATAATATTCCAGATGGATCTGATTCTTCTATTGTTTATAGTGTAGAGCACAAGCCTGTAACTGATCATGCAGAACCTAAGACTCCTGCGAAATATTAG
- a CDS encoding ATP-dependent DNA helicase yields MIDQQFYKLLRQKFPYELTLKQDIFLQKIADFVTNDSQDELFVLKGYAGTGKTTLLSTVVNELKTVNKFSIMLAPTGRAAKVISNYSNRSAFTIHKNIYYPKPSKAGGTFQYTMRNNRNRNTIFIVDEASMIGDASAGDTSMYPHGSLLDDLVYYVYSGFNCKLILIGDTAQLPPVNMTISPALDIDQLRFHYNMDVQHIELDEVMRQEEGSGILYNATELRLTIGSYFADTFQFQLKGFKDIIRLVDGYDIQDAIYSSYSNSGPEETTFIVRSNKRANAYNQQIRMRILDKDSEISAGDLLMVVKNNYFWLKDSPVTDFIANGDIIEILQIYRTIELYSYRFASVRIRMIDYPDMAPFDTMIILDTLTSESPALTYDQMNKLYNEVLLDYEDEITKYKKMQKLKENEYFNALQVKFSYAITCHKSQGGQWETVFIEQPYLPDGITEDYIKWLYTAITRAKDKLYLIGFQDEYFLQE; encoded by the coding sequence ATGATAGATCAACAGTTTTATAAACTATTGCGTCAAAAATTTCCTTATGAGTTAACATTAAAGCAAGATATCTTTCTTCAGAAGATAGCGGATTTTGTTACGAATGATAGTCAAGATGAACTTTTTGTTCTTAAAGGTTATGCAGGTACTGGTAAGACTACCTTGTTATCTACTGTTGTAAATGAACTGAAGACTGTTAATAAATTCTCTATAATGTTAGCTCCTACAGGACGTGCAGCTAAGGTGATTAGCAACTATTCTAATCGTTCAGCTTTTACGATTCACAAGAATATCTATTATCCGAAACCTAGTAAAGCAGGAGGAACTTTTCAATACACAATGCGAAACAATAGAAACCGCAATACTATATTTATAGTAGATGAGGCTTCGATGATTGGGGATGCTAGCGCAGGAGACACTTCAATGTATCCACATGGTTCTTTGTTAGATGATTTAGTATATTATGTTTATTCAGGTTTTAACTGTAAACTTATTCTAATAGGAGATACTGCTCAGTTGCCTCCAGTGAATATGACTATTAGTCCTGCATTAGATATAGATCAGCTTCGATTCCATTATAATATGGATGTTCAACATATCGAGTTAGATGAGGTAATGCGTCAAGAAGAAGGTTCTGGTATTTTATATAACGCTACTGAATTAAGGTTAACAATAGGTTCTTATTTTGCTGATACTTTTCAGTTTCAATTAAAAGGATTTAAAGACATCATACGCTTAGTTGATGGATATGATATACAGGATGCTATTTATTCATCTTATTCTAATAGTGGTCCAGAAGAGACTACTTTTATTGTACGCTCTAATAAGCGAGCAAATGCCTATAATCAGCAGATTAGGATGCGTATATTAGATAAAGATAGCGAAATATCAGCGGGAGATTTACTAATGGTGGTGAAGAATAATTACTTTTGGTTAAAGGACTCTCCTGTGACAGATTTTATTGCCAATGGAGATATCATTGAGATCTTACAGATTTATCGAACTATAGAGTTATATAGCTATAGATTTGCTTCTGTGAGAATACGCATGATAGATTATCCAGATATGGCGCCTTTTGATACGATGATAATCTTGGATACTTTGACTAGTGAATCTCCAGCATTAACTTATGATCAAATGAATAAGTTGTATAATGAGGTACTACTAGATTATGAAGATGAAATAACTAAGTATAAAAAGATGCAAAAACTAAAAGAGAATGAATATTTTAATGCTTTACAAGTGAAGTTCTCTTATGCGATTACTTGTCATAAATCTCAAGGTGGACAGTGGGAAACCGTATTTATAGAACAACCCTATCTGCCTGATGGGATAACAGAGGATTATATCAAATGGTTGTATACAGCAATAACCCGTGCTAAAGATAAGTTGTATTTAATAGGATTTCAAGATGAGTACTTTCTTCAGGAATAG
- a CDS encoding DUF3822 family protein yields the protein MSKIYHKLLIQVSLKKFSFAIKDKLAHEITYFASEALITSKPIEEQLDKFFQKHAELSDKYDEIIVLHDNALNTFIPKDLFNEDAMGNYLQYTTKVFSTDYFAYDELETSKINNVYVPYVSINNYLIDKFGSFNYQNINTLLVEILLKKSVQNLEKEVYAFLQKDHFELIVVQNGELVFFNSFQYQTAQDFIYYILFTYEQIQLDPEVIPLHLMGRADEGDSYYQQAYDYIRKVDIIQNKFFISDDLLLHHQVPKQYYILFHS from the coding sequence ATGTCAAAGATTTATCATAAACTTTTAATACAAGTTTCATTAAAGAAATTCTCTTTTGCTATCAAAGACAAATTAGCTCATGAGATTACATACTTTGCATCTGAGGCACTGATTACTTCTAAACCTATAGAAGAACAGTTAGATAAATTCTTTCAGAAGCACGCCGAACTATCTGATAAATATGATGAAATTATTGTTTTGCACGACAATGCTTTAAATACCTTTATTCCTAAAGATCTTTTTAATGAAGATGCTATGGGCAATTATCTGCAATATACTACAAAAGTATTTTCGACAGATTATTTTGCATATGATGAACTAGAAACTTCCAAAATAAATAATGTATATGTCCCTTATGTCAGTATCAACAACTATTTAATTGATAAATTTGGAAGTTTTAATTACCAAAATATAAACACTTTACTTGTAGAGATTTTATTAAAAAAATCAGTACAAAATCTAGAAAAAGAAGTTTATGCTTTTCTACAAAAAGATCATTTTGAGTTAATCGTAGTACAAAATGGTGAATTAGTTTTCTTTAATTCATTTCAATATCAGACAGCACAAGACTTTATCTATTACATCCTATTTACTTATGAACAAATACAATTAGATCCTGAAGTTATACCGTTGCATTTAATGGGTAGAGCTGATGAAGGGGACTCCTATTATCAACAAGCCTACGACTATATTAGAAAAGTAGACATCATACAAAACAAATTTTTTATTAGTGATGATTTACTTTTACATCATCAAGTACCTAAACAATATTACATTTTATTCCATTCATGA
- a CDS encoding RsmD family RNA methyltransferase, with amino-acid sequence MRIISGKLKGRRITAPKNLPVRPTTDMSKESLFNILNNHFNFSELTILDLFSGTGNISYEFASRGAESIISVDGDMGCVNFIKKTAKELDLNITPLKSDVFKFIEKHRSSYDIVFADPPYGFTQEQFETIVKGIFANNLVSEEGMVVIEHSKHTPINHLEHFSFEKNYGGSVFTFFEILSEEDDDDDDE; translated from the coding sequence ATGAGAATTATATCGGGAAAATTAAAAGGACGACGTATTACTGCTCCTAAAAACTTACCTGTTCGTCCAACTACGGATATGAGCAAAGAATCTTTATTCAACATTTTAAACAATCACTTTAATTTTAGTGAGCTTACAATATTAGATTTATTTTCAGGAACAGGGAATATCAGTTATGAGTTTGCCTCTAGAGGAGCTGAATCTATTATTAGCGTAGATGGAGATATGGGATGTGTAAACTTCATAAAAAAAACAGCAAAAGAATTAGATTTAAATATTACTCCATTAAAATCTGATGTTTTTAAATTCATAGAGAAACACCGATCTTCTTATGACATTGTATTTGCTGATCCACCTTATGGTTTTACGCAAGAGCAATTTGAAACAATAGTAAAAGGTATCTTCGCAAATAATTTAGTAAGTGAAGAAGGTATGGTTGTTATAGAACATTCTAAACATACACCTATTAACCATTTAGAACATTTCTCATTTGAAAAAAACTATGGAGGTTCAGTATTCACATTCTTTGAAATTCTCTCTGAAGAAGATGATGATGATGATGATGAATAA
- the murQ gene encoding N-acetylmuramic acid 6-phosphate etherase: MAFIKITEQSSKYNDLDKMSINDLLHNINQEDISVPLAVQNAISQIEATVTQVVYKLNNEGRLFYIGAGTSGRLGVLDASECPPTYGVSPDLVIGIIAGGDHAIRHAVENAEDNPLQGWEDLLHYNITTKDIVIGIAASGTTPYVIKALEQCQQNNITTSCITCNLESPLSKVADYPIEVVVGPEFVTGSSRMKAGTAQKLVLNMISTSSMIQIGRVKGNKMVDMKMTNAKLQERGIQMIIDELNIEYPIAANLLKEHQNVRSAIEYFKMNK, encoded by the coding sequence GTGGCTTTTATAAAAATCACAGAACAATCTTCTAAATATAATGATTTAGACAAAATGTCTATCAATGACCTTTTACACAATATAAATCAAGAAGATATATCTGTTCCTTTAGCAGTACAAAATGCTATTTCTCAAATAGAAGCTACAGTTACACAAGTAGTATATAAGTTAAACAACGAAGGACGTTTATTCTATATCGGCGCAGGTACATCTGGTAGATTAGGCGTCTTAGATGCTTCCGAATGCCCTCCTACTTATGGAGTTTCACCCGACTTAGTTATCGGTATAATAGCTGGCGGCGATCACGCTATTAGACATGCTGTTGAAAATGCAGAGGATAACCCTTTACAAGGATGGGAAGACTTACTACACTATAATATTACCACTAAAGATATCGTGATTGGTATAGCAGCATCAGGTACTACACCTTATGTAATTAAAGCCTTAGAGCAATGTCAACAGAACAACATTACTACCAGCTGTATCACTTGCAACCTAGAGAGTCCATTATCTAAAGTTGCTGATTACCCAATAGAAGTAGTTGTAGGTCCTGAATTCGTAACAGGAAGTTCACGTATGAAAGCAGGTACAGCACAAAAACTAGTTCTAAATATGATATCTACTAGTAGTATGATTCAGATTGGAAGAGTAAAAGGCAACAAGATGGTAGACATGAAGATGACTAATGCTAAGTTACAAGAACGAGGTATACAAATGATCATAGATGAACTTAATATCGAGTACCCTATAGCAGCTAATCTATTAAAAGAACATCAAAATGTACGTTCTGCAATTGAATATTTTAAAATGAATAAATAA
- a CDS encoding DUF6095 family protein, with product MEREPQTDKKLLNKGVKYLMITLPLMFLGPIIIHSSLKNQGNPLFYPIFGLGCLICLTSMLLFFKGLQTIIKSLFGN from the coding sequence ATGGAACGAGAACCACAAACAGATAAAAAATTACTTAATAAAGGGGTAAAATACCTAATGATTACGTTACCATTAATGTTCTTAGGTCCTATCATTATTCACAGTTCGCTAAAGAATCAAGGTAATCCTTTGTTTTATCCTATATTCGGATTAGGATGTCTAATCTGTCTTACTTCAATGTTACTTTTTTTTAAGGGACTTCAAACAATTATTAAATCACTATTTGGAAACTAA
- a CDS encoding DNA topoisomerase IV: MKTKLLYFLPLFLLLASCYNQERNCAKFQTGKFEFTAEIDGEKKVSTFIRTKDLEIETFEGKTDSSAIRWVNDCEFVLEKLNPKTMADKKPVSIKIITTDGDECTFEYGYVGDARRERGTIKKIADL; encoded by the coding sequence ATGAAAACTAAACTATTATACTTTCTACCTTTATTCCTTTTATTAGCTTCTTGTTATAATCAAGAAAGGAATTGTGCTAAATTTCAAACTGGTAAATTTGAATTTACAGCTGAGATTGATGGAGAGAAAAAAGTATCTACTTTTATACGAACAAAAGATTTAGAAATCGAAACATTCGAAGGAAAAACGGACAGCTCAGCTATTCGCTGGGTGAATGACTGTGAATTTGTTTTAGAAAAACTAAATCCTAAAACAATGGCTGACAAAAAGCCAGTAAGTATTAAAATTATAACAACGGATGGAGACGAATGTACTTTCGAGTACGGATATGTGGGAGACGCTAGAAGAGAAAGAGGAACTATAAAAAAAATAGCTGATTTATAA
- a CDS encoding TerC family protein, with translation MEVFLTADAIVAFITLTFLEIVLGIDNVIFISIVTGKLPEEQRKKATKLGLFLAMFMRIGLLFGVSWLIAMKKPLFSINWSWFSADFNGQALILLAGGIFLIYKSTKEIHEKVGHVHDNHPIDEAPNAKKIAAKSFGNILMQILMIDIIFSVDSILTAVGMTNGINGALPIMIAAVIVSVGVMMIFAVPVGNFVNKNPSIQILALSFLILIGFMLTTESMHISHAVLAGQEIGAVPKGYLYFAIAFSLAVEFINMKLRKKSSPST, from the coding sequence ATGGAAGTATTTTTAACTGCTGATGCTATCGTAGCATTTATAACATTGACTTTTCTAGAGATTGTACTAGGGATTGACAATGTTATCTTTATCTCAATCGTTACTGGTAAATTACCTGAAGAACAACGCAAAAAAGCAACCAAGCTAGGTTTATTCTTAGCTATGTTTATGCGTATTGGTTTATTATTTGGTGTTTCTTGGCTTATCGCTATGAAAAAACCTCTCTTTAGTATTAACTGGAGCTGGTTCTCAGCTGACTTTAACGGACAAGCACTTATACTACTTGCTGGAGGGATATTTCTTATCTATAAATCAACCAAAGAAATACACGAAAAGGTAGGCCATGTACATGACAATCATCCTATAGATGAGGCTCCGAATGCAAAGAAGATAGCAGCTAAATCATTTGGTAACATCCTGATGCAGATCTTAATGATCGATATTATCTTCTCTGTAGATAGTATACTAACTGCAGTAGGAATGACCAACGGTATAAATGGTGCGTTACCTATTATGATAGCTGCAGTGATTGTATCTGTGGGAGTAATGATGATATTCGCTGTACCAGTGGGGAATTTTGTCAATAAAAACCCTTCAATACAAATCCTTGCTCTTTCATTCCTAATCCTTATTGGATTTATGTTAACAACTGAGAGTATGCATATCTCTCATGCTGTACTGGCTGGACAAGAAATAGGTGCAGTACCCAAAGGGTATCTATACTTTGCTATAGCATTCTCTTTGGCTGTAGAGTTTATTAATATGAAATTACGTAAAAAGAGTAGTCCTTCTACTTAA
- a CDS encoding TrmH family RNA methyltransferase has protein sequence MNISKELFQDVEYLEYLESFLTENRVERFKEVLDKRTKHFSIVAEDVYQLHNTSAVMRSCEVFGVQDLCVIEQKFGKRIDKEIALGAEKWVDIHRYSSIPTALEDIRSKGYQIVATTPHVEANHLEDFDISKPSAIFFGTEKSGLSPEIIEQADAYIKIPMVGFTESLNISVSAAIIIQNLTSRVRNSDIAWKLTKEQLLEKRIDWARKSITDIDFVTERYLESKQV, from the coding sequence ATGAATATTTCAAAAGAACTATTTCAAGACGTTGAATATTTAGAATACTTAGAATCATTTTTGACGGAGAATAGGGTAGAGCGCTTTAAAGAAGTTTTGGATAAGCGTACCAAGCATTTTAGTATTGTAGCTGAAGATGTATACCAATTACATAATACAAGTGCTGTGATGCGTAGTTGTGAGGTTTTTGGGGTACAGGATTTATGTGTTATTGAACAAAAGTTTGGTAAACGTATAGATAAAGAGATTGCTTTAGGAGCAGAGAAGTGGGTAGATATTCATAGATATAGTTCTATACCTACAGCATTAGAAGATATTCGAAGCAAAGGCTATCAAATAGTAGCGACTACTCCTCATGTGGAAGCTAATCACTTAGAAGACTTTGACATTAGTAAACCATCAGCTATATTTTTTGGTACAGAGAAAAGTGGGTTATCTCCTGAGATAATCGAACAGGCTGATGCTTATATAAAGATACCGATGGTGGGTTTTACAGAGAGTTTGAATATATCTGTATCAGCTGCTATTATTATTCAGAACTTAACTAGTCGTGTACGTAATTCGGATATAGCATGGAAGTTAACTAAAGAGCAATTACTTGAGAAGAGAATAGACTGGGCTAGAAAGTCAATTACAGATATCGATTTTGTTACTGAACGATATTTAGAATCTAAACAAGTCTAA
- a CDS encoding SIR2 family NAD-dependent protein deacylase — MQKKLVVLSGAGMSAESGIKTFRDADGLWEGHDVMAVASPEGWKKNKELVLKFYNDRRKQLMDCKPNQAHILLTNLEEYYDVTIITQNVDDLHERAGSTNVLHLHGELLKVRSEQNEELVYPWMKDLLDSDCNELGHTLRPHIVWFGEMVPILENAIPLVEGADIIIIIGTSMQVYPAASLISYAKSNALAYYIDTNPAIIKETPCRVNIIKEKATTGLELIMDELKKIN, encoded by the coding sequence ATGCAAAAAAAATTAGTAGTACTTTCTGGTGCTGGAATGAGTGCAGAAAGTGGAATCAAGACATTTAGAGATGCTGATGGACTCTGGGAAGGACACGATGTAATGGCTGTTGCTTCCCCTGAAGGATGGAAAAAAAATAAAGAACTTGTTTTAAAATTCTACAATGACAGAAGAAAACAATTAATGGACTGTAAGCCAAATCAAGCACATATACTCCTAACCAACTTAGAGGAATATTATGATGTTACTATCATAACACAAAATGTTGATGATTTACACGAACGTGCTGGATCTACGAACGTACTACATCTACATGGCGAACTACTAAAAGTACGTAGTGAACAAAATGAAGAACTAGTTTATCCTTGGATGAAAGACCTACTTGATAGTGATTGTAATGAACTAGGACATACATTGCGTCCACATATTGTCTGGTTTGGAGAGATGGTTCCAATTCTAGAAAATGCAATACCTTTAGTAGAAGGGGCCGATATCATTATAATCATAGGTACCTCAATGCAAGTTTATCCTGCAGCTTCACTAATATCTTATGCTAAATCAAATGCACTAGCATACTACATAGATACCAACCCTGCTATAATTAAAGAAACACCTTGTAGAGTCAATATAATTAAAGAAAAAGCAACTACAGGTTTAGAACTCATAATGGATGAGTTAAAAAAAATTAACTAA